The uncultured Bacteroides sp. genome includes the window TTACACAGATAGGTCGAAAGATTATTGTCGATGCCGAACTGGCTCTTGAATTGGCAGGACATAAAACAGGAGGGAGGAAATAGTTATGGATCTACAAATAAACGAGAAAATTACAATTCTCTGGCAATCTTCCCGTCTGACACTTACAGGCGAATATGTCACTTCCCCTGAAATTCTACGTGTACATGGTTCAGCAATCGGTACTTTAGGTAATTTCAGTGCGTCCATTGGGAAAGCTAAGAGCAAAAAAACATTCAATGTGTCGGCTATTGTAGCGGCCGCATTGAAGAACGGAACTGTACTGCAATATGATGCTGAATTACCTGAAAACAAACGAAAGATTCTGTATGTAGATACCGAGCAAAGCCCTTATCATTGTCAGAAAGTAATGAGACGCATTGCACGTATGGCTGGACTACCATTAAACAAAGAACCCGAAAATCTGGAATTCCTGTCATTACGCAGGCATACACCTGAAATAAGGATAGCGATTGTAGAGAAAGCGATTTACGAAACAGAGGACTTGGGATTGGTAATTATCGACGGTATTCGGGATATGGTGTACGACATTAATAGTCCGAGCGAATCGACCAAGATTATTTCCAAATTGATGCAATGGACAGATGAACGACAAATTCATATCCATACTATTCTGCACCAAAACAAGGCGGATGAGAATGCACGTGGTCATATCGGAACTGAACTGAACAACAAAGCCGAAACAGTTTTGGAAGTTGCCAAAGATAAACTCGATAGCGATATAAGCACTGTTAAGGCTGTTCATATCCGGGCAATGGACTTCGAGCCGTTCGCTTTTCGTATCAACGATGATGCTCTGCCCGAACTGGCAAGCGATTATATGTTCTCCACGACCAAAAGCAAATCCCAACACTTCGACTACTTCGAGTTGACGGAGGAACAGCACAAGGAAGCTCTTACGGCAACCTTTGCAGAAACTGAATCCGTTGGGTATAAAGATTTAATGGAAGCTTTAAGACGTGGATACGCCACAATTGGGTGCATGTATGGCGAAAGTAAAATTGAGAAACTCAAGAAATTCTTGGAGAATAAGGGAATGATACGAAAGGATGCCAACCGCAAGTACAGTTTCAATCCTACATTCTATTATTAAAATACCTTGCCGTGACTTGGGTGTGTAGATAATAGGGCAAGGCAAGGCTTTCGCTTTTAGTGGTGGCGGAAGCCCCGTGCCTTACCTCGTATCCTATATACGCAATGTAAGGTAATGTAGTTTCACCGGGATTATATTCTCCCGTGAAAGAAAAAATCCATTCAATAATTAAATTCAAAACAAATGAAATCGACAGATATAAACAGGTATCCCATTCAGGAATACCTTGCAGGGCTGAATATTTATCCTGCTAAAGACAAAGGCTATTACGGTATGTATCATTCTCCTTTTCGGGAAGATAGCAACGCCAGTATGAAAATAGATTACGATAAGAACCTGTGGATTGACTACGGTTCAAATGAAGGCGGAACGCTCATTGACCTTGTGATGCGAATAGAGAACTGCACCAATGGTGAAGCCATGCAGAAATTGGAACAATACCTGTCAGTAATACCCTCTTTTTCTTTTCAGGGGAATAATATCCCAAACAGGAAAGAGAAAGAACAGGAGTCTGCGATACACATAACAGGAGTTACACCAATAAACTCTTTCGCATTGATTGACTACCTCCGTGAGCGAAAAATCAATGTTGATATAGCCAAACTGTATTGCAAGGAAATAAGCTATTCCGTAAATAACAAACCTTATTTTGCAATCGGTTTTCCGAATGATTCCGGAGGCTATGAACTAAGAAGCAAATATTTCAAAGGATGCACTTCTAAAGATATTACTTCACATTCAACTAAACAGGACACCTGTCAGGTATTCGAGGGTTTTATGGATTATCTTTCTTTCCTAACGATGAAGAATCTGCAATGCTCTCCTTCGAATGTGATAATAGTATTAAACTCGCTATCAAACCTGCCAAAGGTTACAGATACACTTGCCGGATATAAGTCCGTCGCCCTCTTCCTTGATAACGATGAAGCCGGAAAGCGAGCTGTTCAGAATCTACGCTCTGTTTGCAAAGAGGTCATCGACCAGTCTGTACACTATGCTAATTATAAAGACCTGAACGACTATTTATGCAACCGTCCAGCGCCAAAGCAAGCCGTAAAAAAGAAGCCTGGCAAAGGGTTGAAAATGTAGTCCGCTGCTGCTACCGAAAGAGGCTTTTGAAAAAGCCATAGCCTATTAGGGATTTTTCTTTACGTTCCCGTTTCACTACCACTAAAAAATCCCAATAGGCAAAGGGTGTTCCCCCTTTTGAATCCCCCTGAGCGGTCTGATGACCGCAGTCGCTTCGGAGCGACTATTTACAATGATAAATCATTGTCTACTGACACAAGATAGTCGGTAGGATTGATTTTCCAATCTTCAAAGTTACGAACTTTTTTATTTAAAATAGTCATGGGATATGTTGTTCTCCATTTAGATAAATCACCGCGAAACGAAGCGGCGATGACAGACCATATAGAACGGAAAGTAATAGCTCCGAATGTCGATCCGAAACG containing:
- a CDS encoding AAA family ATPase, which gives rise to MDLQINEKITILWQSSRLTLTGEYVTSPEILRVHGSAIGTLGNFSASIGKAKSKKTFNVSAIVAAALKNGTVLQYDAELPENKRKILYVDTEQSPYHCQKVMRRIARMAGLPLNKEPENLEFLSLRRHTPEIRIAIVEKAIYETEDLGLVIIDGIRDMVYDINSPSESTKIISKLMQWTDERQIHIHTILHQNKADENARGHIGTELNNKAETVLEVAKDKLDSDISTVKAVHIRAMDFEPFAFRINDDALPELASDYMFSTTKSKSQHFDYFELTEEQHKEALTATFAETESVGYKDLMEALRRGYATIGCMYGESKIEKLKKFLENKGMIRKDANRKYSFNPTFYY
- a CDS encoding toprim domain-containing protein, with protein sequence MKSTDINRYPIQEYLAGLNIYPAKDKGYYGMYHSPFREDSNASMKIDYDKNLWIDYGSNEGGTLIDLVMRIENCTNGEAMQKLEQYLSVIPSFSFQGNNIPNRKEKEQESAIHITGVTPINSFALIDYLRERKINVDIAKLYCKEISYSVNNKPYFAIGFPNDSGGYELRSKYFKGCTSKDITSHSTKQDTCQVFEGFMDYLSFLTMKNLQCSPSNVIIVLNSLSNLPKVTDTLAGYKSVALFLDNDEAGKRAVQNLRSVCKEVIDQSVHYANYKDLNDYLCNRPAPKQAVKKKPGKGLKM